In Chthoniobacterales bacterium, a single window of DNA contains:
- a CDS encoding TIGR02597 family protein: MTAICEFVCVDSGPRQPSRGMFSSNVVRKICLLGCTAIFAGASPLSGQMVITEPVGFTRINCLGNSDTFVGMPFTRPPEFVGTIQSVSGNTIVVSGTPWTAGQFVYATGTQPNRYYMLVGPAGTTNPTEGRTFFITGNSSNTLTLETTPDELGGTPAGAQLLVIPYWTLNSVFPASHANASFTPTVSTRDFKTQILIPANGATGVNLANAQVYFFSNNVNNTTGNIGWRVVGDNTADHGDDPLGPGGSFVVRNLNAAPTLSLVSAGAVLTKRLSIPLTAPTSGSQGQDKAVSMVRPVEVTLTNTGLWPADDSFVATTNTNDFKDRLLVYNNAQAALNKAPSAVYFYSDNVNSSTSNFGWRLVGDNTTPHDNDVIPLGAGFTVRKAGNGGQTVIWTNAPTY, translated from the coding sequence ATGACTGCGATTTGCGAATTTGTTTGTGTTGATAGCGGGCCACGCCAGCCATCGAGGGGCATGTTCTCATCTAATGTTGTTCGCAAAATCTGCCTGTTAGGTTGTACAGCTATTTTCGCCGGCGCGTCCCCGTTGTCTGGACAGATGGTGATCACCGAGCCTGTGGGCTTCACGCGCATCAACTGCCTCGGCAACTCAGATACCTTTGTGGGGATGCCGTTCACCCGGCCGCCCGAATTCGTCGGAACCATTCAATCTGTCTCCGGCAACACAATTGTGGTGAGCGGCACTCCGTGGACAGCGGGCCAATTTGTCTACGCGACTGGCACCCAGCCAAATCGCTATTATATGCTGGTCGGTCCGGCCGGGACGACCAATCCGACGGAGGGCCGTACGTTCTTTATCACCGGTAACTCATCGAACACCCTGACGCTCGAGACAACGCCAGATGAATTGGGCGGCACGCCGGCCGGCGCACAGCTGCTCGTGATCCCGTACTGGACACTCAACTCCGTTTTCCCAGCCAGCCACGCCAATGCCTCTTTCACCCCCACCGTCTCCACGCGTGACTTCAAGACGCAAATTCTGATCCCCGCTAACGGTGCGACAGGTGTGAACCTGGCCAATGCTCAAGTCTATTTCTTTAGCAACAACGTCAACAATACCACCGGGAATATCGGGTGGCGCGTGGTGGGCGACAACACCGCCGATCATGGCGACGATCCGTTGGGCCCTGGGGGTTCCTTCGTTGTGAGAAATTTGAATGCGGCGCCGACTCTTTCTCTCGTTTCGGCTGGCGCGGTTTTGACGAAAAGGCTTTCCATTCCACTGACTGCTCCCACCTCGGGTAGCCAGGGCCAGGACAAAGCGGTTAGCATGGTCCGCCCCGTGGAGGTGACGTTGACCAACACTGGTTTATGGCCGGCCGATGACTCGTTTGTTGCCACCACGAATACAAACGATTTCAAGGACCGCCTCCTAGTCTATAACAACGCTCAAGCAGCATTGAATAAGGCTCCGAGCGCAGTCTATTTCTATAGTGACAACGTTAATTCCTCGACGTCGAATTTCGGATGGCGCCTCGTCGGGGACAACACAACACCGCACGACAATGATGTTATCCCCTTAGGTGCCGGGTTCACTGTCCGCAAGGCTGGCAATGGCGGCCAAACCGTAATCTGGACGAACGCCCCAACCTACTAG
- a CDS encoding proprotein convertase P-domain-containing protein, whose protein sequence is MRGQSALDGFDPKNGGICGSGVQPDERGGIAFSTQKVFLPGDSTKPNAGTWNWADLTGGVSTSNLDNLVMDIRTETAYTLADSSGIALPFAAEPGKTQHLASADAVPEGLTASDWTNIRAAYQAHQHQAIRVEGRYAARNPEQQWRTDFDDRGFTTRPDAGGWQRGWKLKSYGFRGQERAIGGRSEASNTDASDDFASSVAPTPTPTPTPTPTPCAACTPTPTPTASPTATPTATPTATPACTPFTFAGTGAGPIADGGSGTPPVFGTPLVISFAVAGQSAPLSSVAVDLTLTHSWVGDLDMILTSPGGTASLITVSRIGVTTANSVGDSSNYAGTYNFTDAAAGTNIWTIATAAACGDTCNITVGDYRTTAGGTTGQTNPPPVTSLNTTFAGLTTGQINGIWTLTIRDGAAVDTGSVTAANLKLAGACGPTPTPGVTATPTATPTPTATGTPPPCQITAYAFDVTGDSQGTVDPDDDTFSPDTFSFGVYVTGSHVGPHWMANTPSGILTGNYDELVHLGPYSTSLLPLTVTFRDETDAACTAVVVVSNVATPPCSVTINVPPVVTVTAEEAGGAYIGFLLPVTKPAGCNRQVELLFSPPSGSFFAVGSHQVVAQVSGSPNERALFTLVVQPPDPADLPNPLGIYVPTPGGPRMELALDEAEFTVAANAGAFSWSMDAVGGFAGQAPLTIPATSPSDGLLFGAVSREESDPKVAMTTVATGTGWTLHLTTCRPFVDDNPNPAEPAPLTWQPPTTGGMEALFVPWSTPRLIAGRVLAASGAVTQRAGAFDLSKLGAGKFNIRIQNGNDESGNLLIMPTALDDRGKAPLVTTEFADGVFTVSLRQAIPSPDGFDPNAPLIDVDFVFVWVPLINRDDSEVVTRLNNSHFNITRPGGSTARLEWNDTQDPASLEASTDLTSWAPLGGSPVLANGRWSQDTPMIGVNGFFRLAPNYATADDDTAAPSGSCSVCTNGGFELNNLDHWSCETGNTYSLKWKSGCVTEPPAPGRQTIMSAGFDPKIPTLPKVWSGAHSARLGNSAVGSERERLKFTFLVTNQTQNFAFGYAVVLQNPPHPKKRQPYFSYRFFKGATYHWWKKIGSEVKKVADGHDHYFTHASSNSNILYRPWDCYKKDLSKFVGKCVSVEFETADCEDSGHFGYAYIDGLCEPPDNSLNPVFTLPPVRCAPTGPFIADATATTGETSYFWSIEESDPWCGRKPSTEVMEWFVAQQAGQINLTSWYASKGGTFKPGQCYRIKLAVQNGCSQWKETVQCPCFLPAPKADAGPDRHICRTTDTFVQIGTPAVAGNTYMWTSDPLGFSSSQANPSVDPHCTTTYILTVTGQNGCSATDRVTVFVDDTFTLGVNRTHVGGEPCDLCDLSSSYYDLEALSVSPPTSCRTISGKPPPVEYSYAWSTGETTSHIKVRPTVATTYSVTVSNACMSATRQVIVPPSVPGDNSRPTLYIPNVFAPNSSTPANQVFRIMHVPLAPGQAPAYRAVQYNFRVYNRWGNTVYSKTRMVCSLNDAFLNGEISWDGRRSNGKVRPTASYDWVLELRNCEKGWFAPWKGSVTLLK, encoded by the coding sequence ATGCGCGGGCAATCTGCGCTTGATGGTTTCGACCCGAAAAACGGCGGGATTTGCGGCAGCGGCGTGCAGCCAGACGAGCGCGGCGGCATTGCGTTCTCGACGCAGAAAGTTTTTCTGCCCGGCGACAGCACGAAACCCAACGCCGGGACATGGAACTGGGCTGATCTCACCGGAGGCGTCAGCACCAGCAATCTGGACAATCTCGTCATGGACATAAGGACGGAGACGGCCTATACGCTGGCTGATTCTTCCGGCATCGCGTTGCCGTTTGCGGCCGAGCCGGGCAAAACACAACATCTCGCCTCTGCCGATGCTGTTCCCGAAGGGCTCACCGCGTCCGACTGGACTAATATCCGCGCTGCCTACCAAGCGCATCAACATCAAGCGATACGAGTGGAAGGCCGATACGCGGCGCGCAATCCAGAGCAACAGTGGCGGACGGATTTCGATGACCGCGGTTTTACCACACGACCGGATGCGGGCGGTTGGCAGCGGGGCTGGAAGTTGAAAAGTTACGGCTTCCGAGGGCAGGAGCGCGCCATCGGCGGGCGGTCAGAGGCTTCCAACACCGATGCCAGTGACGACTTCGCCAGTTCGGTGGCCCCAACGCCGACCCCAACACCGACGCCAACGCCCACTCCTTGCGCAGCTTGTACTCCAACCCCGACCCCGACCGCATCACCTACGGCTACACCCACAGCTACTCCGACCGCGACCCCTGCATGCACCCCGTTCACCTTTGCGGGGACGGGAGCAGGACCTATTGCTGATGGCGGCAGTGGGACGCCGCCGGTGTTCGGCACCCCGCTGGTGATTAGCTTCGCCGTTGCGGGCCAGAGCGCACCGCTTAGCAGTGTGGCAGTCGACCTGACCCTGACCCACTCGTGGGTGGGAGACCTGGATATGATCCTGACCTCCCCGGGCGGCACAGCCAGCCTGATTACGGTAAGCCGGATCGGGGTGACGACCGCGAACTCTGTGGGAGACAGCTCCAATTACGCCGGGACGTATAACTTCACCGATGCCGCGGCAGGAACGAACATCTGGACGATAGCGACAGCAGCGGCGTGCGGAGACACCTGCAACATCACGGTGGGCGATTACCGGACGACGGCCGGAGGCACTACCGGGCAGACCAATCCGCCACCGGTGACCTCGCTGAACACGACGTTTGCGGGGCTGACGACTGGCCAGATCAACGGGATCTGGACACTGACCATCCGCGACGGCGCGGCGGTGGACACCGGAAGTGTGACGGCCGCGAACCTGAAGCTGGCTGGCGCTTGTGGGCCGACGCCGACGCCTGGGGTCACAGCTACACCTACAGCCACCCCGACGCCGACGGCAACGGGAACGCCTCCACCGTGCCAAATCACAGCGTATGCGTTCGACGTGACCGGCGATTCTCAGGGCACGGTCGATCCGGATGACGACACCTTTTCCCCCGACACCTTTTCCTTTGGGGTGTACGTGACCGGCTCACATGTGGGTCCCCACTGGATGGCCAATACTCCGTCGGGGATTTTGACCGGCAATTACGACGAGCTTGTCCACCTGGGTCCATATTCCACGAGCCTGTTGCCGCTCACGGTGACATTCCGGGATGAAACTGATGCGGCTTGCACCGCCGTCGTCGTGGTTTCCAACGTGGCCACTCCGCCCTGCTCGGTCACCATCAATGTCCCGCCCGTTGTCACTGTTACGGCGGAAGAAGCAGGCGGCGCGTATATTGGTTTCCTACTGCCGGTCACTAAACCCGCAGGCTGCAACCGCCAGGTTGAGCTGCTTTTCTCGCCACCGTCGGGATCGTTTTTCGCGGTCGGTTCCCATCAGGTTGTTGCGCAAGTTTCTGGATCACCTAACGAAAGAGCCTTGTTTACACTGGTCGTCCAACCTCCTGATCCAGCTGATTTGCCGAATCCACTGGGCATTTATGTTCCGACCCCAGGAGGCCCGCGCATGGAATTGGCCCTCGACGAGGCAGAATTCACGGTGGCGGCGAATGCAGGCGCATTCTCATGGAGCATGGATGCCGTGGGCGGATTTGCTGGACAGGCCCCGCTGACCATTCCCGCGACATCACCCTCCGATGGCTTGCTCTTTGGCGCAGTATCAAGGGAAGAAAGCGACCCGAAGGTGGCGATGACTACTGTGGCAACGGGGACGGGTTGGACGCTGCATCTCACGACCTGCCGGCCATTCGTCGATGACAACCCGAATCCGGCAGAGCCCGCCCCGCTTACCTGGCAACCGCCGACTACAGGGGGAATGGAAGCCCTGTTCGTTCCGTGGTCCACGCCAAGGCTGATCGCTGGCCGCGTCCTGGCTGCCAGCGGAGCTGTGACCCAACGCGCGGGCGCCTTCGATCTGTCTAAGCTGGGCGCGGGTAAATTCAATATTCGGATTCAAAACGGGAACGATGAGAGTGGGAACCTCCTCATCATGCCAACCGCACTCGATGACCGTGGGAAGGCACCGCTCGTGACCACGGAATTTGCTGACGGAGTGTTTACAGTCAGCTTGCGGCAGGCGATTCCGAGCCCGGATGGATTCGATCCGAACGCACCTCTGATCGATGTCGACTTCGTGTTCGTTTGGGTACCGCTGATCAATCGCGACGACAGCGAGGTGGTAACTCGCCTGAATAACTCCCACTTCAACATCACGAGGCCAGGTGGGAGCACTGCCCGATTAGAGTGGAACGACACACAGGACCCGGCATCTCTCGAAGCATCCACGGATCTCACATCGTGGGCACCGCTCGGAGGCTCCCCCGTGCTCGCAAACGGCCGCTGGTCTCAGGATACGCCGATGATCGGAGTGAATGGTTTTTTTCGTCTCGCACCGAATTATGCCACTGCAGACGATGACACTGCAGCTCCCTCCGGGTCTTGCAGTGTATGTACGAACGGCGGGTTTGAACTCAATAACTTAGATCATTGGTCTTGCGAAACTGGTAATACTTACTCTTTGAAATGGAAGTCCGGATGCGTGACTGAGCCGCCCGCACCGGGAAGGCAGACAATCATGAGCGCTGGATTTGACCCTAAAATCCCGACGCTGCCTAAAGTATGGTCCGGGGCGCACAGCGCCCGCTTGGGGAATTCGGCCGTTGGATCCGAGAGAGAACGACTGAAGTTTACCTTTTTGGTTACCAACCAGACACAGAACTTTGCCTTCGGCTACGCCGTGGTGCTTCAGAATCCTCCACATCCCAAAAAACGGCAACCGTATTTTTCGTACCGCTTTTTTAAGGGGGCTACCTATCACTGGTGGAAAAAGATTGGGTCCGAGGTCAAAAAAGTTGCGGACGGACATGACCATTACTTCACGCACGCTTCCTCGAACTCCAACATACTTTACCGCCCTTGGGACTGCTATAAGAAGGATCTGAGTAAATTTGTGGGCAAGTGCGTTAGTGTCGAATTCGAAACAGCCGACTGCGAGGACAGCGGCCACTTCGGCTACGCCTATATCGATGGTCTTTGCGAGCCACCCGACAACTCCCTTAATCCCGTCTTCACTCTGCCTCCGGTGAGGTGTGCTCCCACTGGGCCCTTCATCGCTGATGCAACTGCGACAACAGGCGAAACGTCATATTTTTGGAGTATAGAAGAAAGTGATCCATGGTGCGGGCGCAAACCGTCGACCGAGGTGATGGAATGGTTCGTCGCGCAGCAAGCGGGGCAGATAAATCTAACATCATGGTACGCTTCCAAGGGAGGCACGTTCAAGCCTGGCCAGTGTTACCGCATCAAGCTAGCCGTTCAAAACGGTTGCTCCCAGTGGAAGGAAACCGTTCAGTGTCCGTGTTTTCTTCCCGCACCGAAAGCCGATGCCGGTCCCGACCGTCATATCTGCCGGACTACCGATACCTTTGTCCAGATTGGAACGCCTGCTGTTGCGGGCAACACCTACATGTGGACTTCCGATCCTTTGGGCTTTTCAAGTTCACAAGCCAATCCCTCGGTGGATCCACACTGTACCACCACGTATATCCTCACTGTTACCGGCCAGAACGGCTGTTCCGCCACCGATCGCGTGACGGTCTTCGTTGACGATACTTTTACCCTTGGCGTCAATAGGACACACGTTGGGGGCGAGCCGTGCGACCTTTGCGATTTATCGTCCAGTTATTATGATCTGGAAGCTTTGTCAGTATCCCCTCCGACCAGCTGCCGAACCATCAGCGGTAAGCCTCCACCGGTTGAGTATTCTTACGCCTGGAGCACGGGTGAGACGACCTCGCACATCAAAGTGCGGCCAACCGTGGCAACAACCTACTCAGTGACTGTTTCAAATGCCTGCATGAGCGCGACCAGGCAAGTCATAGTGCCGCCAAGCGTCCCGGGGGACAATTCGCGACCCACGCTCTACATTCCGAATGTCTTCGCTCCAAACAGTAGCACTCCAGCAAACCAAGTGTTCCGGATAATGCATGTACCCCTGGCTCCGGGGCAAGCACCTGCCTACCGAGCCGTACAATACAACTTTAGAGTTTATAACAGGTGGGGCAACACGGTTTATTCCAAGACGAGGATGGTGTGTTCCTTGAACGACGCCTTCTTAAACGGTGAAATTAGTTGGGATGGAAGAAGATCCAACGGAAAAGTTCGTCCTACGGCTTCCTATGATTGGGTACTCGAGCTTCGCAATTGCGAAAAAGGCTGGTTTGCCCCCTGGAAAGGCAGTGTCACCTTGCTCAAGTAA
- a CDS encoding M20/M25/M40 family metallo-hydrolase, translating into MPCWAQEDSPTPTPVPTPPLYSAQTLAELEKLQDAALKSDYAYRQVAHLSNNIGPRLTGSAQAQKAVDYVAGELKALGLEVQLEKVMVQHWVRGEETAALVEFPGMAENTTQKIVLTALGGSVATPPHGLTAEVVVVADFDELQKLGRDKVAGKIVLFNYHFDKQMAAQSRAGDAYGQAVKYRADAPVAAGKLGAVAALIRSVGGAEYRLPHTGQTDYKKDAPKIPAAAVTAEDADLMAALAPQGPLRMRLLLTPQQLPEAVSYNVIGDLKGSEHPEQIIIVSGHLDSWDLGTGAIDDGAGVAVSMEAANLFQKLHLRPKRTLRVIAWMNEENGLAGGKTYAKNHQQEIANHFAAMETDGGAGHPLGINYATKPEAKSFFEPVAQILRKSGAGILNLAEHPGADISPLTKLGVPGFSPIQDNRTYFNYHHTAADTLDKIVPQELAENAAVVAVTAYALANLEKPFPR; encoded by the coding sequence ATGCCTTGCTGGGCGCAGGAAGATTCGCCGACCCCGACGCCGGTACCCACGCCGCCCCTGTATTCGGCGCAAACTCTGGCTGAGTTGGAAAAGCTTCAGGATGCGGCCTTGAAAAGCGACTACGCCTATCGGCAAGTAGCGCATCTTTCGAATAACATTGGGCCGCGGTTGACTGGTTCGGCCCAGGCGCAAAAGGCGGTGGATTACGTTGCGGGGGAACTGAAGGCGCTCGGTCTCGAGGTTCAACTCGAGAAAGTCATGGTGCAGCATTGGGTGCGGGGCGAAGAAACGGCGGCCCTGGTTGAGTTCCCGGGCATGGCCGAGAACACGACCCAAAAAATTGTTCTCACCGCTCTTGGCGGCAGCGTGGCGACGCCGCCTCATGGATTGACCGCCGAAGTCGTCGTCGTGGCCGATTTCGACGAGTTGCAAAAGCTCGGTCGCGACAAAGTGGCCGGCAAGATCGTTCTGTTTAATTACCATTTCGACAAGCAGATGGCGGCGCAAAGCAGGGCGGGGGATGCCTACGGACAAGCGGTGAAGTATCGTGCCGACGCGCCTGTCGCCGCGGGAAAACTTGGAGCTGTAGCGGCGTTGATCCGCTCGGTCGGCGGGGCGGAATATCGGCTCCCGCACACCGGCCAGACCGATTACAAGAAAGATGCGCCGAAGATTCCGGCCGCCGCTGTGACGGCCGAGGATGCCGACCTAATGGCCGCCCTTGCTCCGCAAGGCCCGTTACGCATGCGCCTTCTCCTGACGCCGCAACAACTCCCGGAAGCTGTCAGCTATAACGTCATCGGAGACCTAAAGGGAAGCGAACATCCCGAGCAAATCATTATTGTCTCAGGACATTTGGATTCCTGGGACCTCGGGACTGGGGCCATCGACGATGGCGCCGGCGTGGCGGTTTCGATGGAGGCCGCGAACCTGTTTCAGAAGCTGCATCTTCGTCCGAAACGAACACTCCGCGTCATCGCCTGGATGAATGAAGAGAACGGACTCGCGGGTGGCAAGACTTACGCGAAAAATCATCAACAGGAAATTGCCAATCATTTCGCCGCAATGGAAACGGATGGCGGAGCGGGACATCCGCTCGGGATCAATTACGCGACGAAGCCCGAAGCGAAATCATTCTTCGAGCCGGTGGCGCAAATCCTTCGGAAATCGGGCGCGGGCATCTTGAATCTGGCCGAACATCCCGGCGCTGATATCAGCCCGCTGACGAAACTGGGCGTGCCCGGGTTCAGCCCGATCCAGGACAACCGGACCTACTTCAATTATCACCACACGGCCGCCGATACCCTGGACAAAATTGTGCCCCAGGAACTTGCCGAAAACGCCGCCGTGGTAGCGGTGACTGCCTACGCGCTGGCAAATCTCGAGAAGCCGTTCCCGCGGTAA
- a CDS encoding HAMP domain-containing sensor histidine kinase: protein MRRWPLRWKLALYAAALGIGATIAGAATTWTIMRYWELRAFDNRLALDAQELFRDVENFEGGIANNSRIFQERFVPLALRDRYVEIRGPGGELLYLSPNVEAPVLNDGIEKFHTRKIGTSSVRLGTFHWNGLTLHVGADLKEVNKIGWNIMLGMLGAIPTVLIVITIGGRWVARKALAPVDAIREAASRITLQNLHQRLPAPSTNDEIAALIAVLNATFDRLQRSFEQSVRFSAEASHHLKTPISVLRAGIEEILTDPDTPAKQQTRADALLHQVHQLTSVAENLLLLARADAGRLELHREQFNLTEVLEGVCDDASAMAEAEGLTVEAELPPKLPVEADRRAVSLIVQNLLENAIKYNQPAGCICIQARALDGKAELTVRNNGEPIPPDRAPHIFERFYRARSDGRIQGQGLGLSVAVELAKAHGGDLALVRSDEEWTEFRLSMPRGRASVSDS from the coding sequence ATGAGGCGTTGGCCGCTGCGCTGGAAATTAGCGCTCTACGCCGCGGCCCTGGGAATCGGGGCGACCATCGCCGGCGCCGCGACGACCTGGACGATCATGCGCTATTGGGAGCTGAGAGCCTTCGATAACCGGCTCGCTCTGGACGCGCAGGAGCTCTTTCGCGATGTGGAAAATTTTGAAGGCGGAATTGCGAACAATAGCCGGATTTTCCAGGAGCGATTTGTTCCGCTCGCTCTCCGCGACCGATATGTTGAAATCCGTGGACCCGGGGGCGAATTACTTTACCTCTCGCCCAACGTTGAGGCGCCCGTGCTGAATGACGGCATTGAAAAATTTCATACCCGCAAAATCGGCACCAGCAGCGTTCGCCTGGGAACCTTTCATTGGAACGGGCTGACGCTTCACGTCGGCGCCGACCTGAAGGAAGTAAACAAAATCGGCTGGAACATCATGCTCGGAATGCTGGGGGCGATTCCAACCGTATTGATTGTGATCACGATCGGCGGCCGCTGGGTGGCGAGAAAAGCGCTCGCGCCCGTTGACGCAATTCGCGAAGCCGCTTCCCGCATCACCCTCCAGAATCTTCATCAGCGATTGCCGGCCCCCTCGACGAATGACGAGATCGCCGCGCTCATCGCGGTCCTCAACGCGACGTTCGACCGGTTGCAGCGCAGCTTCGAACAGTCGGTTCGCTTTTCCGCGGAAGCATCGCACCATCTTAAAACTCCGATCTCCGTCCTGCGCGCCGGAATTGAGGAAATCCTCACTGATCCGGACACGCCGGCGAAACAACAGACTCGCGCGGATGCATTGCTCCATCAGGTTCACCAGCTCACTTCCGTTGCCGAAAATCTTCTCCTCCTGGCCCGGGCGGATGCGGGACGGCTCGAACTGCATCGCGAGCAATTTAATTTAACTGAAGTCTTGGAAGGCGTTTGCGACGATGCGAGCGCCATGGCGGAGGCGGAAGGGTTGACCGTCGAGGCGGAGTTGCCGCCGAAATTGCCGGTGGAGGCGGACCGCCGCGCGGTTTCGCTGATTGTTCAGAACCTGCTCGAAAACGCGATCAAGTACAATCAGCCGGCAGGTTGCATTTGCATTCAGGCCCGCGCCCTTGATGGGAAAGCAGAGTTAACGGTGAGGAATAACGGCGAGCCGATTCCGCCAGACCGTGCCCCGCATATTTTCGAGCGCTTTTATCGCGCCCGTTCAGACGGCCGCATCCAGGGTCAGGGACTAGGGTTGAGTGTCGCCGTCGAGTTGGCCAAGGCCCACGGGGGCGATCTTGCCTTGGTCAGGTCGGACGAGGAGTGGACGGAATTTCGATTGTCGATGCCGCGCGGTCGAGCCTCAGTTTCGGATTCCTGA
- a CDS encoding response regulator transcription factor has translation MHILVIDDEVRLARHVASALTEAGHEPVVIHDGESALGEMESTPFDLVVLDVGLPGMDGFEVLRRMRAKNISHRVLMLTARGELNDRVTGLQLGADDYLAKPFAMQELMARVRALGRRYAEEPEITLRVADLTLDLANQQVHRGDRHIELSTREMTLLKVLMREPGRVFTRTELCERVWEREHEYDMKLVEVFVGRLRKKIGTPPLIHTVRHVGYTIRELESP, from the coding sequence ATGCACATACTGGTGATAGATGACGAAGTTCGCCTGGCCCGGCACGTCGCTTCGGCTTTGACCGAGGCGGGCCACGAGCCGGTGGTGATCCACGACGGCGAATCGGCTTTGGGAGAAATGGAAAGCACGCCCTTCGATCTGGTCGTTCTCGATGTCGGTTTGCCTGGAATGGATGGCTTCGAAGTCTTGCGGCGGATGCGAGCCAAGAACATCTCGCACCGGGTCCTGATGCTGACCGCGCGCGGCGAATTGAACGATCGCGTCACCGGATTGCAACTGGGCGCCGACGATTACCTGGCGAAGCCTTTTGCGATGCAGGAATTAATGGCGCGGGTGCGGGCCCTCGGGCGCCGTTACGCGGAAGAGCCTGAAATTACCCTGCGGGTCGCGGACCTCACGCTCGACCTGGCGAACCAGCAGGTCCATCGGGGGGATCGTCATATCGAGCTTTCCACCCGCGAAATGACTTTGTTAAAAGTCCTCATGCGCGAACCGGGCCGGGTGTTTACCCGGACGGAGCTGTGTGAACGCGTCTGGGAACGCGAGCATGAATATGATATGAAACTCGTGGAAGTTTTTGTGGGACGTTTGCGAAAGAAAATTGGCACACCGCCGCTCATTCACACGGTGCGGCATGTTGGCTATACGATTCGCGAACTCGAATCGCCATGA